The Homo sapiens chromosome 6 genomic scaffold, GRCh38.p14 alternate locus group ALT_REF_LOCI_6 HSCHR6_MHC_QBL_CTG1 nucleotide sequence TGGGACTGTGGGTTCTCAGTGGAATTGTTGCCTTTCTTGTCGTGGAGAAATTTGTGAGACATGTGAAAGGAGGACATGGTCACAGTCATGGACATGGACACGCTCACAGTCATACACGTGGAAGTCATGGACATGGAAGACAAGGTGAGCCCAGGAACAACTTTCCTGAAAGCTGACTTGCCTGCCTCAGAATCTCCTCATCTTATGGCCCTCAGGAGGGAGAGGACATGTTGGAAGATCTGTTCTCCACTCTGACCAACTCTTTTCTTCCCTCAGAGCGTTCTACCAAGGAGAAGCAGAgctcagaggaagaagaaaaggaaacaagaggGGTTCAGAAGAGGCGAGGAGGGAGCACAGTACCCAAAGATGGGCCAGTGAGACCTCAGAacgctgaagaagaaaaaagaggcttAGGTAAGGGCCAGAGTTGGTGATAAATTTGGGCAAGGGACATCATCACAAATCACATGGAATATGTGCTGTGGGTAATGGCAGGTATCTGAGAAACACTAAAGGACTGGGTGTAAAGTGGTCTCTGAGGGGAGGTGTGAGAATAGCTGACCAAGACTGGAACAAGTGGTGATGGAAGCCTCtgatcattttctcttcttgtccTGTACAAGACCTGCGTGTGTCGGGGTACCTGAATCTGGCTGCTGACTTGGCACACAACTTCACTGATGGTCTGGCCATTGGGGCTTCCTTTCGAGGGGGCCGGGGACTAGGGATCCTGACCACAATGACTGTCCTGCTACATGAAGTGCCCCACGAGGTCGGAGACTTTGCCATCTTGGTCCAGTCTGGCTGCAGCAAAAAGCAGGTTGGTGATGTCTGCCAAACACAGCTGCCTCAAACCCTTTATCTCTCCTCACTCACCCTAAACCCAAACAGCCTCTTATTAGTTCCAAACAATTCATACTGTCATTGACAAGTCCTCTAGAAATGAGGGGGAAGAAGTTCTGGTTACTTTGTCCTTTAGCTCAGTATTTCTTAAACTGGTCTATAAACCATCTGAATGGTTTAGTGGAGTCTTACACACACACGCCTACTCAATCAGAAAGTCTGTGGAAAGGACCTCTGATCTCTTAAGATTTTTCAGAAATTGTCTATTCTAGACTGctccctcttctctttttattttgatgtttagtTTCCAAATCCATGTCCCCTATACCTATACCCCACCAGCCACTTCTAAACCACTGATAATCTTTAGCTATTGGTGAgtgcctttttctcttttctgcccaTCAGGCGATGCGTCTGCAACTACTGACAGCAGTAGGGGCACTGGCAGGCACAGCCTGTGCCCTTCTCACTGAAGGAGGAGCAGTGGGCAGTGAAATTGCAGGTGGTGCAGGTCCTGGCTGGGTCCTGCCATTTACTGCAGGTGGCTTTATCTACGTAGCAACAGTGTCTGTGTTGCCCGAGCTGCTGAGGGAGGCATCACCATTGCAATCACTTCTGGAGGTGCTGGGGCTGCTGGGGGGAGTTATCATGATGGTGCTGATTGCCCACCTTGAGTGAGGGGTGGATAAACTACCCCTGCCCCAAACCTCTACCCCTAACTCCAGGTCAGGGGTGCGTAGAGGTTGGGGGCCCTGGCCAGGGACATCTGCCAAAGGAAGGAACTGTAGCCTGGGAGAATGGTTACTTTGGCATTAGGGCCTTCAAGGGCTGGCAGTCTTACAGAGGCTGGAGCGGTGAGAATGAGAGGCCAGAGGGACCATAGTGTTGGGCACTGTCTGACCATGTTGCATTTGGAAGGCTAAATGGGGCCATGAAGAAGGCTGGAAGGGACAGGGGGTGATGGCAGCCTACCTGGTGTCCCCTACCCCACCTGTTCTCGGAGAACCAAGTTGCTACACAGGAAGTTCTCCAAGGTCCAGTTTCCTTTCTCCCACCAGTTGGTGGAGGCTTCAGGGAAGACCAGAGTCCTGGACAGAGAGGGTAACAGGAGGAGTCGGGGATAAACATCAAACATCAATCGTGTGTCCTGATTTGGGAGTGAttggggggatggggtgggagagggTTAGTTGGTATTCTCAtggcctgattttttttgtttctattcctTTTATATCACTGTGTTTGAATCGAGGGGGAGGGGTGGTAACCGGAAATAAAGACCTCCGATCTTCCGCCCCACATGCAGTCTTTGTCTTTTTGGGGGGAATGGGGCCCCTTGTCTTCTCCACACCCGGGGCCCCTAAGCAGCAGTGTCGGGCCACGCCCCCTCGGTGGGAGGTCGGCCTGCGCTGGTGGCCGCAGATGGCCTAAGGCTGGCGGGCCTTTGATTGGCCCCGGCTTTGCCCTTGCCACGCCCCTCTGCGCTGGGATTGGCTTAGTGCTGGGATTCCCACCCACCCACAGCCCGCCATGGCGTCTCAGCTCCAGAACCGACTCCGCTCCGCACTGGCCTTGGTCACAGGTTGAGGGGGTTCTTTCCCCGGGCGGTTTGGGGTATTGGAGTGAGGTCAGGGGCGTGCCCTT carries:
- the SLC39A7 gene encoding zinc transporter SLC39A7 isoform 2 (isoform 2 is encoded by transcript variant 3), with protein sequence MTTCTTICKRTSMATATVLISAAPFFVLFLIPVESNSPRHRSLLQILLSFASGGLLGDAFLHLIPHALEPHSHHTLEQPGHGHSHSGQGPILSVGLWVLSGIVAFLVVEKFVRHVKGGHGHSHGHGHAHSHTRGSHGHGRQERSTKEKQSSEEEEKETRGVQKRRGGSTVPKDGPVRPQNAEEEKRGLDLRVSGYLNLAADLAHNFTDGLAIGASFRGGRGLGILTTMTVLLHEVPHEVGDFAILVQSGCSKKQAMRLQLLTAVGALAGTACALLTEGGAVGSEIAGGAGPGWVLPFTAGGFIYVATVSVLPELLREASPLQSLLEVLGLLGGVIMMVLIAHLE
- the SLC39A7 gene encoding zinc transporter SLC39A7 isoform 1 precursor (isoform 1 precursor is encoded by transcript variant 1) — its product is MARGLGAPHWVAVGLLTWATLGLLVAGLGGHDDLHDDLQEDFHGHSHRHSHEDFHHGHSHAHGHGHTHESIWHGHTHDHDHGHSHEDLHHGHSHGYSHESLYHRGHGHDHEHSHGGYGESGAPGIKQDLDAVTLWAYALGATVLISAAPFFVLFLIPVESNSPRHRSLLQILLSFASGGLLGDAFLHLIPHALEPHSHHTLEQPGHGHSHSGQGPILSVGLWVLSGIVAFLVVEKFVRHVKGGHGHSHGHGHAHSHTRGSHGHGRQERSTKEKQSSEEEEKETRGVQKRRGGSTVPKDGPVRPQNAEEEKRGLDLRVSGYLNLAADLAHNFTDGLAIGASFRGGRGLGILTTMTVLLHEVPHEVGDFAILVQSGCSKKQAMRLQLLTAVGALAGTACALLTEGGAVGSEIAGGAGPGWVLPFTAGGFIYVATVSVLPELLREASPLQSLLEVLGLLGGVIMMVLIAHLE